CAGTTCGCCGGCCCGGCCGGCGCGGATGGCGGCCACACGCTCTTCCATCGCCGCCACCGCCTGGGCATAGCCGACGGGCCGCTCGCTGTGGCGCCATTCGAGTTCCGTCACGTTCATTCTCCGTTTCGCCTTAACGCTTTACTAACCCTATGCGCCGATGTTGCTATGATAGTCATCATTGGCAAGCGGGAAAGGCCGGACCATGGCCGACGATTCTTCCGAAAAGGCGGTCAGCGATGTCACCGTAGAGCTCTCCGTGGTGCTGGGCCGGGCCGAAATGCCCATCCATCAGTTGCTCAAGATGGGCCGCGGTGCCGTTATCGAGCTCGATGCGA
The DNA window shown above is from Alphaproteobacteria bacterium and carries:
- a CDS encoding FliM/FliN family flagellar motor switch protein; the protein is MADDSSEKAVSDVTVELSVVLGRAEMPIHQLLKMGRGAVIELDATVDSDVGIFANNRLIARGDVMVAGENIAVSITENIVASEE